In Bacillota bacterium, a single window of DNA contains:
- the ilvN gene encoding acetolactate synthase small subunit, which produces MKHTLAVLVHNHPGVLTRVAGLFSRRGYNIESLTVGVTENPEFSRMTIVVDGDDQVIEQVTKQLNKLIDVIKISDITNEEAVERELILVKVRANPEVRGEIMQIVEIFRARIVDIGRRSLIIEATGDENKIKAIESSLRPFGIMELVRTGKIAMVRGTKDKG; this is translated from the coding sequence ATGAAACACACCTTAGCCGTACTGGTGCACAATCATCCGGGGGTACTGACGCGCGTAGCGGGACTGTTTAGCCGACGCGGTTACAATATCGAGAGTCTAACGGTTGGTGTTACGGAAAACCCGGAGTTTTCCCGGATGACCATTGTCGTTGATGGCGATGACCAGGTGATCGAACAGGTCACCAAGCAGTTGAACAAACTGATTGACGTGATCAAAATCAGTGATATCACCAATGAAGAAGCGGTAGAAAGAGAACTGATCCTGGTTAAGGTCAGGGCTAACCCTGAGGTCCGCGGTGAAATCATGCAGATCGTTGAGATTTTCCGGGCGCGGATCGTCGATATCGGCCGCCGCTCTCTGATTATTGAGGCGACCGGTGATGAAAACAAGATTAAAGCCATTGAAAGCTCCCTGCGACCCTTTGGCATCATGGAACTGGTCCGTACGGGCAAGATCGCCATGGTGCGCGGAACAAAGGACAAAGGTTAA